A section of the Polynucleobacter sp. AP-Jannik-300A-C4 genome encodes:
- the ccoG gene encoding cytochrome c oxidase accessory protein CcoG: protein MTNNSPVGKPIPIDVIEESLYEVRRKIYPRSVSGLFARWRFILVFATQLLFYGLPWIDWNGRQAVLFDLIQRKFYIFGIVLWPQDVIYLTLLLILSALALFLFTAIAGRLFCGYACPQTVYTEIFMWIERKVEGDRFARIRLDGEEWPWSLRKWRLKITKHFLWLLIAFWTGFTFIGYFTPITTLGSALIHLSLGPWQTFWLCFYSFATWGNAGFMREQVCKYMCPYARFQSVMVDKDTFLVTYDKVRGEPRGSRSKSADHSSLGLGDCVDCSICVQVCPTGIDIRDGLQYMCIGCGACIDACDQVMEKVDYPKGLIRYTTERAIEDRESNQSAIKHILRPRVLIYTALLTVLTSIFLISLVTRNPLRVDVMRDRGALAREVDGVRIENIYRIQIMNASENNMNVQVKATGLEDLRILDSRGQVITEIEVAPSSNLLMPIKVSTTTGVNEPGNYPIHFDVVGHELSGSEMITRKRDEKSSFIIPR, encoded by the coding sequence GTGACAAATAATTCGCCGGTTGGGAAGCCTATTCCTATAGATGTAATCGAGGAATCTCTTTATGAGGTCCGGCGAAAGATTTACCCGCGTTCTGTAAGCGGACTATTTGCCCGCTGGCGTTTCATACTGGTATTTGCTACCCAATTACTCTTTTATGGTCTTCCGTGGATTGATTGGAACGGCCGACAAGCGGTTCTTTTTGACTTAATTCAGCGTAAGTTTTATATCTTCGGCATTGTCTTATGGCCGCAGGATGTGATTTACCTTACGCTCTTGCTGATCCTCTCTGCGCTCGCTCTTTTTCTGTTTACGGCAATTGCAGGGCGATTATTTTGTGGCTATGCCTGCCCACAAACGGTCTACACCGAGATCTTTATGTGGATCGAACGCAAAGTGGAGGGCGATCGTTTTGCACGGATTCGTTTGGATGGCGAAGAGTGGCCTTGGAGCTTGCGTAAGTGGCGCCTCAAAATCACTAAGCATTTTTTATGGTTACTCATTGCATTTTGGACGGGCTTTACCTTCATTGGTTATTTCACCCCCATTACTACTCTGGGCTCAGCCTTAATTCATCTCTCATTAGGCCCTTGGCAAACATTCTGGCTCTGTTTCTATAGCTTTGCAACTTGGGGTAACGCTGGCTTTATGCGTGAGCAAGTTTGTAAATATATGTGTCCATATGCTCGCTTCCAAAGCGTGATGGTGGATAAAGATACTTTCCTGGTGACTTACGATAAAGTGCGTGGCGAGCCAAGAGGAAGTCGCAGTAAATCAGCTGACCATTCTTCCTTAGGTCTTGGCGATTGCGTGGATTGCAGTATTTGCGTTCAAGTTTGCCCGACGGGAATTGATATTCGTGACGGCTTGCAGTATATGTGTATTGGCTGTGGCGCCTGTATTGATGCTTGCGATCAGGTCATGGAGAAAGTCGACTATCCAAAAGGACTCATTCGCTACACCACTGAACGGGCTATTGAAGATAGGGAGTCAAATCAAAGTGCGATTAAGCACATCTTGCGACCCCGTGTCTTGATTTACACTGCATTGCTTACAGTTTTAACGAGCATCTTCTTGATTTCTCTTGTAACTAGAAATCCATTGCGTGTTGATGTTATGCGGGATCGTGGTGCTTTAGCGCGTGAAGTAGATGGGGTACGCATAGAAAATATTTATCGTATTCAGATCATGAATGCCTCTGAAAATAATATGAACGTGCAAGTTAAGGCCACTGGTTTGGAAGATTTAAGAATTCTGGATTCTCGTGGTCAGGTAATTACTGAGATTGAAGTGGCGCCATCCAGCAATTTATTGATGCCTATTAAAGTAAGTACCACAACAGGTGTAAATGAGCCTGGCAATTACCCCATTCACTTTGATGTAGTTGGACATGAGTTATCTGGTAGTGAGATGATTACCCGAAAACGTGATGAAAAATCGAGCTTTATTATTCCCCGCTAA
- a CDS encoding helix-turn-helix domain-containing protein codes for MNYTNSDVPSSKCSVCVLGQFCLPVGISPSDIAKIDTLVKERVHLQKGESLYRHGDPLSAVYSVRFGTLKTEYGLEDGRQQVIGFHLPGEILGLDGIGEGSYQSEAIALEESEVCIIRYEAFEDLARQIPVLQKQFHRILSRELTQDQRHLLSLGSLRAEERLAAFLLNLSQRLAARGYQNNEFDLRMSRVEIGSYLGSQIETVSRMLSRFAESGLIQIKQRHIKLIDMDGLYELAGVPNPERSIPIKPVTAQEL; via the coding sequence ATGAATTACACCAACTCAGATGTCCCTAGTAGCAAATGCTCAGTCTGTGTACTGGGTCAGTTTTGTCTGCCAGTCGGAATCAGTCCTAGCGATATTGCCAAGATTGATACGCTCGTCAAAGAACGTGTCCACCTACAAAAGGGTGAAAGCCTCTATCGTCATGGAGACCCACTCTCTGCGGTATACAGCGTCCGCTTTGGAACCCTCAAAACTGAATATGGCCTCGAAGATGGACGTCAACAAGTAATCGGCTTTCATCTTCCAGGCGAGATCTTGGGTCTGGATGGTATTGGCGAGGGTAGTTATCAATCTGAAGCTATTGCCCTAGAAGAGAGCGAAGTCTGCATCATTCGCTATGAAGCATTCGAGGATTTAGCACGCCAAATTCCAGTACTACAAAAGCAGTTCCACCGCATTCTGAGCCGTGAACTTACGCAAGACCAACGTCACCTACTTTCGCTCGGTAGCTTGCGTGCTGAAGAGCGTTTGGCGGCATTCTTATTGAATCTTTCTCAACGCCTTGCCGCTCGTGGTTATCAAAACAATGAATTTGATTTACGTATGAGTCGCGTAGAAATTGGTAGTTACTTGGGAAGTCAAATTGAAACTGTTAGCCGCATGCTCTCACGCTTTGCTGAATCAGGTTTGATTCAAATTAAGCAACGTCATATCAAGCTGATCGATATGGATGGTCTTTATGAATTAGCTGGGGTACCCAACCCAGAACGTAGCATTCCTATCAAGCCAGTTACAGCCCAAGAACTTTAA
- a CDS encoding sulfite exporter TauE/SafE family protein — MLTTSLLLAVFLGALVSGWHCALMCGGIAAAIERQGSTQGVCIPLQSKSELFHLQLIMHLGRLTTYVLLGAVAGWVGAVLWQQNVVPIQRPLFALTSMILLVMGLRLLRQRSNSPLLVGKWLGARMASYWAKYLGGFTGRSSRWFSGMVWGLVPCGLVYSVLPLAFLSGDVLTGAALMLAFGLGTLPNLLLISKFSAALTQFGQYIWVRYIAAGLLLSAGIFGLYRAWYLSDDLLKGGFCIS, encoded by the coding sequence ATGCTGACTACTAGCTTGTTGCTGGCAGTATTTTTGGGGGCTTTAGTCAGTGGATGGCATTGCGCCTTAATGTGCGGCGGTATAGCTGCGGCAATTGAGCGCCAGGGTAGCACTCAGGGGGTATGCATCCCATTGCAAAGCAAGTCTGAGCTCTTTCATCTTCAACTCATCATGCATCTTGGGCGTTTGACGACTTATGTTTTGCTAGGCGCTGTCGCGGGGTGGGTAGGCGCTGTACTGTGGCAGCAAAACGTAGTGCCTATTCAGAGACCATTGTTTGCTTTGACTTCCATGATTTTGCTAGTGATGGGCTTGCGTCTTTTGCGTCAGAGATCGAATAGCCCTCTATTGGTCGGCAAGTGGCTTGGTGCACGGATGGCTAGTTATTGGGCCAAGTATTTAGGGGGTTTCACGGGACGTTCATCCCGCTGGTTTAGTGGAATGGTATGGGGCTTAGTTCCTTGTGGTCTGGTCTATAGTGTTTTGCCGCTGGCTTTTTTGTCTGGAGATGTCTTGACGGGTGCCGCACTCATGCTGGCGTTTGGATTGGGTACCTTACCTAATCTCTTATTGATTTCTAAATTCTCAGCTGCTTTGACGCAGTTTGGTCAATATATTTGGGTGAGATATATTGCTGCAGGACTGCTACTGTCTGCGGGAATCTTTGGTCTTTATCGTGCCTGGTATTTGTCTGACGATTTACTAAAAGGCGGTTTCTGTATCAGCTAA
- the ccoO gene encoding cytochrome-c oxidase, cbb3-type subunit II, whose translation MSSENKFFSHGTLEKNVGWLIIATILVVSIAGLVQIVPLFFQHTTTEPSPGIEPYTALRLAGRDVYQREGCVGCHSQQIRTLRSEVERYGPYSLAGESVYDHPFLWGSKRTGPDLARVGARYSDDWHRIHLRNPRDVVPESNMPGYPWLAKNAAETSSIQDHMLAMRRLGIPYTDEMIANAPKELEGKTEEDALIAYLQGLGISRRYITVDEVVAK comes from the coding sequence ATGTCTAGCGAAAATAAATTCTTTTCCCACGGAACGCTTGAGAAGAATGTTGGCTGGTTAATTATTGCTACGATTTTGGTAGTATCGATTGCTGGTTTGGTGCAGATTGTGCCTTTATTCTTCCAGCACACCACTACTGAACCTAGTCCTGGTATTGAGCCATACACCGCCTTACGTTTAGCCGGTAGAGATGTATACCAACGCGAAGGTTGTGTTGGTTGCCACTCTCAGCAGATTCGTACCTTGCGCTCTGAAGTAGAGCGTTATGGTCCTTACTCTTTAGCTGGCGAATCTGTTTATGACCATCCATTCTTGTGGGGTAGCAAACGTACTGGCCCAGATCTAGCCCGTGTTGGTGCTCGTTACTCCGATGATTGGCATCGCATTCATTTGCGCAATCCACGCGATGTAGTGCCAGAGTCCAATATGCCTGGCTATCCATGGTTAGCAAAAAATGCTGCTGAAACTTCATCGATTCAAGACCATATGCTTGCAATGCGCCGTTTAGGCATTCCATACACAGATGAAATGATTGCTAATGCTCCTAAAGAGCTAGAAGGTAAAACGGAGGAGGATGCCTTGATTGCTTATCTCCAAGGTTTAGGCATCTCACGTCGTTACATCACCGTAGACGAAGTAGTAGCAAAGTAA
- the ccoP gene encoding cytochrome-c oxidase, cbb3-type subunit III, whose translation MSDFFSGAWSDYIALVSLVGIVWCIWLLASQRKAKVIHTADGAVADTGHVWDGNLRELNNPLPRWWAWMYLIFCIFALVYLVLFPGLGSFPGVLGYTTDGALMSSMTDANEELKPVYAKYVQMDIEQVAADPKAREMGQRLFLNSCAQCHGSDAGGAKGFPNLTDGDWLYGGSPENIKTTLINGRAGVMPPFPQLDSKQIVDVANYVRSLSGLPADDLKAARGAEVFKANCVACHGADGKGNIVLGAPNLTDKTWLYGGSEAAIVETLTKGRMAMMPSQDKVLSPEKIHLLTAYVWGLSNNKTAAAK comes from the coding sequence ATGAGTGACTTTTTTAGTGGTGCTTGGAGTGATTACATTGCACTCGTTTCATTGGTTGGTATTGTTTGGTGTATCTGGCTACTCGCTTCGCAGCGTAAAGCTAAAGTTATCCATACGGCTGATGGCGCAGTAGCAGATACTGGTCACGTATGGGATGGTAATTTACGTGAGTTGAATAACCCACTCCCACGCTGGTGGGCATGGATGTATTTAATTTTCTGTATCTTTGCTCTGGTATACCTGGTCTTGTTTCCTGGTCTAGGATCTTTCCCTGGTGTTCTCGGCTATACAACCGATGGCGCATTGATGAGTTCGATGACAGATGCGAATGAAGAGTTAAAGCCTGTCTATGCGAAATATGTTCAGATGGATATCGAGCAGGTAGCTGCAGATCCAAAGGCTCGTGAAATGGGTCAGCGCTTATTTTTAAATTCTTGTGCGCAGTGCCATGGTTCTGATGCTGGTGGCGCAAAAGGCTTCCCGAATTTGACTGATGGCGACTGGTTATATGGCGGTTCACCAGAAAATATTAAGACCACATTGATTAATGGCCGCGCAGGTGTAATGCCTCCATTTCCACAGCTTGATAGCAAGCAAATCGTGGATGTAGCTAACTATGTACGCAGCCTTTCAGGCTTACCTGCAGACGATTTGAAAGCTGCTCGCGGCGCAGAAGTATTTAAAGCGAATTGCGTAGCCTGTCATGGAGCTGATGGCAAGGGCAATATTGTTTTAGGTGCCCCTAACTTGACTGATAAAACCTGGTTGTATGGTGGTTCAGAGGCGGCGATAGTTGAGACTCTCACTAAGGGTCGTATGGCGATGATGCCTTCTCAAGATAAGGTATTGAGCCCAGAAAAAATCCATCTCTTGACTGCTTATGTCTGGGGTTTATCTAATAATAAGACTGCAGCAGCTAAGTAA
- a CDS encoding heavy metal translocating P-type ATPase: MSTSMPSNSCYHCGSFILPGDSYEIELGGVNRKFCCAGCMAIAQTIHGEGLEVFYARRAQSSDKPAAYLASNEIPDNLAPYDDPSLLGRYTRPSGEDGNLETTLRLEKIRCAACVWLCEQHLRRIPGVKDVQINYVSQKVKAEFSPGQTSLARLLFEVERIGYEAWPFEPSLSIEKSKKERRQLLTRLGVALLGMMQVMMYAWPTYVGDSDITAEYDLLLGWTSWALTVPVMVYSAGPIFQAAWRSVASFRQTHMLGMDVPIALALALAFSAGTVNLATGSGQGYFDSITMFVAFILAARYVELLARQDAQGGAEALAKQLPATCERVPNYPESQRVEIVPVINCNPGEVLRVPPGDVVPADGILIECESALDESLLTGESKPIDKKIGDRVYAGTHNILNPMLMRIDAVGQSTRIAGIASLLDQALQAKPLMVSLAEKWAGYFVGFLLIAAFLSSAIWWYVDPSRAWTVLVSVLVASCPCALSLAVPTAMAAAQGAVTKLGLLIVRGHVLEGLVKATDLVLDKTGTLTMGQPELKEVLIARAEFSRADVLSIAAAMEAGQKHPLALSLLRAAETENCPLKNLPEPVTNQLGKGLSSGVYRLGSAAWVGAQQIEQEGQYGQVHLADDKGLIASFLFLDTPRAGLEKLLAATKSRKITVHLVSGDDPTTVLWWAHHVGIDRFKGACSPEDKYHYIERLQKEGHFVWAIGDGINDAPLLAKADVSIAVGAGAPLVSAGADAILTASSLAPLAKSLLLADKTQIIIKENLIWALFYNLLAIPVAMMGWVNPWIAGIGMSLSSLAVTLNAWRLRKA, from the coding sequence ATGAGCACTAGTATGCCAAGCAATAGCTGTTATCACTGCGGAAGTTTTATTCTTCCAGGCGACTCTTATGAGATTGAGTTGGGTGGCGTCAATAGAAAATTCTGTTGCGCTGGTTGCATGGCAATTGCGCAAACTATTCATGGCGAAGGTTTGGAAGTGTTCTATGCACGTCGTGCACAGTCAAGTGATAAGCCTGCTGCTTACCTTGCTTCAAATGAAATTCCTGACAACCTAGCTCCTTACGATGATCCTTCTTTGCTTGGTCGATACACTCGGCCCAGTGGTGAGGACGGTAATCTAGAAACCACTTTACGACTTGAGAAGATTCGCTGTGCTGCTTGTGTGTGGTTATGTGAGCAACATCTCAGGCGTATTCCTGGTGTGAAAGATGTGCAGATTAACTATGTAAGTCAAAAGGTCAAGGCAGAGTTTTCACCTGGGCAAACTAGCTTAGCTCGCTTATTATTTGAGGTGGAGCGTATTGGTTACGAGGCGTGGCCATTCGAGCCTTCACTGTCAATTGAAAAATCCAAGAAAGAACGTCGTCAGCTACTGACAAGACTTGGAGTTGCTTTATTGGGAATGATGCAAGTCATGATGTATGCCTGGCCAACATACGTAGGTGATAGTGATATTACCGCTGAGTATGACCTCTTACTGGGTTGGACTAGTTGGGCTCTCACTGTTCCAGTGATGGTGTATTCAGCTGGTCCGATTTTTCAGGCTGCATGGCGAAGTGTTGCCTCATTTCGTCAGACGCATATGTTGGGTATGGATGTTCCTATTGCCCTAGCTTTAGCTCTAGCATTTTCTGCTGGTACCGTGAATCTTGCTACCGGTTCAGGCCAAGGATACTTTGACTCCATTACTATGTTTGTTGCCTTTATTTTGGCAGCACGTTATGTGGAGTTATTGGCTCGTCAAGATGCGCAGGGTGGGGCGGAGGCTTTAGCAAAACAATTGCCTGCTACTTGCGAGCGAGTGCCGAACTATCCAGAGTCTCAGAGGGTGGAAATTGTTCCGGTCATTAATTGCAACCCTGGTGAGGTTCTTCGTGTTCCACCTGGTGATGTGGTCCCAGCAGATGGTATTTTGATTGAGTGTGAGAGCGCTTTAGATGAGTCACTGCTGACTGGCGAATCAAAACCAATTGATAAAAAGATTGGTGATCGTGTATATGCAGGTACGCATAACATTCTGAACCCTATGCTCATGAGAATTGATGCAGTTGGTCAATCTACTCGTATCGCTGGCATTGCCTCATTACTGGATCAAGCGCTACAAGCTAAGCCCCTCATGGTCAGTCTGGCAGAAAAGTGGGCTGGATATTTTGTTGGTTTTTTATTAATTGCTGCATTTCTGTCTTCAGCCATTTGGTGGTATGTCGATCCCAGCAGAGCGTGGACAGTTTTAGTTTCGGTGCTGGTTGCCAGTTGTCCATGCGCTTTATCGCTTGCCGTTCCAACAGCCATGGCTGCAGCCCAAGGTGCCGTAACTAAGTTGGGTTTATTAATTGTGCGCGGCCATGTCCTAGAAGGCTTAGTCAAGGCTACCGACTTGGTATTGGACAAGACTGGCACCCTCACCATGGGGCAGCCAGAATTAAAAGAGGTGTTGATTGCTCGTGCAGAGTTTTCTAGAGCAGATGTGCTTAGTATTGCTGCAGCAATGGAAGCTGGTCAAAAACATCCTTTAGCACTTTCTTTATTGCGTGCAGCTGAAACTGAAAATTGCCCACTGAAAAACTTACCTGAGCCTGTAACCAATCAATTAGGTAAAGGCCTGAGCTCAGGGGTTTATAGGCTAGGAAGTGCAGCTTGGGTTGGCGCTCAACAGATTGAGCAAGAGGGGCAGTATGGCCAAGTGCATCTGGCTGATGACAAAGGATTGATTGCGAGCTTTTTATTCTTAGATACTCCAAGAGCGGGGCTCGAGAAATTGTTGGCTGCTACAAAATCGCGCAAGATCACCGTGCATTTAGTTTCTGGAGATGATCCTACAACTGTGTTGTGGTGGGCGCATCATGTTGGGATTGACCGTTTCAAGGGTGCCTGCTCACCAGAGGATAAGTATCACTACATTGAGCGCTTGCAAAAGGAAGGCCATTTTGTTTGGGCGATTGGCGATGGCATTAACGATGCACCTCTACTAGCAAAAGCAGATGTTTCGATTGCAGTTGGGGCGGGGGCGCCACTCGTTAGTGCTGGAGCAGATGCGATTTTGACGGCGAGCTCCTTAGCTCCTCTAGCTAAGTCTCTATTGCTGGCAGATAAAACCCAGATTATCATTAAAGAAAACTTGATTTGGGCTCTGTTTTACAACCTCTTGGCTATTCCAGTGGCCATGATGGGTTGGGTCAACCCTTGGATTGCAGGCATCGGCATGTCTCTATCTTCTTTGGCAGTCACATTAAATGCCTGGCGACTCAGAAAGGCCTAG
- the ccoS gene encoding cbb3-type cytochrome oxidase assembly protein CcoS yields the protein MESLFLLIPISLLVIGLLAWIFFWSVKAGQFDDLEGPGEAILMDDDTPKSKNVSDH from the coding sequence ATGGAAAGCCTTTTTCTCTTGATCCCCATCTCCCTGCTTGTAATCGGTCTTTTGGCCTGGATTTTCTTTTGGTCTGTGAAAGCGGGTCAGTTTGATGACCTGGAGGGGCCAGGTGAGGCGATTTTGATGGATGACGATACACCTAAATCCAAAAATGTTAGCGATCACTAG
- the ccoN gene encoding cytochrome-c oxidase, cbb3-type subunit I, whose amino-acid sequence MGLTVGNNQDTFNYKVVSQFAIVTVLWGIVGMLVGVILAAQLIWPDITLNIPWLSYGRLRPLHTNAVIFAFGGSALFATSYYIVQRTSQARLFCDKLAAFTFWGWQLVIVLAAITLPLGYSTSKEYAELEWPIDVLITLVWVAYAVVFFGTIMKRKTKHIYVSNWFFGAYILTIAILHIFNNLEMPATLWKSYSAYAGVQDAMVQWWYGHNAVGFFLTTSFLGMMYYFIPKQADRPIYSYRLSIVHFWALNFTYMWAGPHHLQHTSLPDWTQSLGTVFSLILLAPSWGGMINGIMTLSGAWYKLRQDPILKFLVVALSFYGMSTFEGSMMSIKTVNSLSHYTDWTIGHVHSGALGWVAMITIGSLYYLIPRLVGQKEMYNVRWIELHFWIATIGVVLYIAAMWIAGVMQGLMWRAFEADGTLTYSFVESVKATYPFYVIRLMGGLCYLSGMFLMAYNVFKTVQGKTFVNAPIPMAVAEH is encoded by the coding sequence ATGGGACTTACCGTGGGGAACAATCAAGATACCTTCAATTACAAGGTAGTCAGTCAGTTTGCCATTGTCACTGTACTTTGGGGAATTGTGGGCATGCTCGTGGGGGTTATCCTCGCTGCGCAGCTCATTTGGCCTGATATCACACTCAATATCCCTTGGTTAAGCTATGGTCGTTTACGTCCGTTGCATACCAATGCGGTGATTTTTGCCTTTGGTGGCTCGGCATTATTTGCGACTTCCTACTACATCGTGCAGCGTACTAGTCAAGCAAGACTCTTTTGTGACAAATTAGCGGCGTTTACGTTTTGGGGTTGGCAACTGGTAATCGTTTTAGCTGCAATCACTTTGCCGCTGGGTTACTCCACTTCTAAAGAGTACGCTGAATTAGAGTGGCCAATTGATGTGCTCATTACCCTGGTTTGGGTTGCCTATGCAGTGGTGTTCTTCGGCACCATCATGAAGCGTAAGACGAAACATATTTATGTATCGAACTGGTTCTTCGGTGCGTACATCTTGACTATTGCTATTTTGCATATCTTCAATAACCTTGAGATGCCAGCAACATTGTGGAAATCCTATTCTGCTTATGCTGGTGTACAAGATGCGATGGTGCAGTGGTGGTATGGTCACAATGCGGTTGGCTTCTTCTTGACCACAAGCTTCTTGGGCATGATGTATTACTTCATTCCTAAGCAAGCTGATCGCCCGATCTATTCCTATCGCTTATCGATTGTTCACTTCTGGGCTTTGAACTTTACTTATATGTGGGCAGGTCCACATCACTTGCAACACACTTCATTACCTGACTGGACTCAATCTTTAGGTACTGTGTTCTCATTGATTTTGTTGGCACCTTCTTGGGGCGGCATGATCAACGGCATTATGACTTTGTCAGGTGCTTGGTACAAATTGCGTCAAGATCCTATTCTGAAATTCTTAGTAGTGGCACTTTCTTTCTACGGTATGTCTACCTTTGAAGGTTCAATGATGTCTATTAAGACTGTGAATAGCTTATCCCATTACACAGACTGGACTATTGGTCACGTGCACTCAGGCGCCTTAGGTTGGGTGGCGATGATCACGATCGGCTCGCTGTACTACTTGATTCCACGTTTGGTAGGGCAGAAAGAAATGTATAACGTGCGTTGGATTGAACTGCACTTCTGGATTGCTACGATTGGTGTTGTTCTCTACATCGCTGCAATGTGGATTGCTGGTGTTATGCAAGGTCTCATGTGGAGAGCATTCGAAGCCGATGGTACTTTGACTTACAGCTTTGTTGAGTCAGTAAAAGCAACCTATCCTTTCTATGTCATTCGACTAATGGGTGGCCTGTGCTATCTCAGCGGTATGTTCTTGATGGCTTATAACGTCTTCAAAACAGTCCAAGGTAAAACTTTTGTCAATGCGCCGATTCCAATGGCCGTTGCTGAACACTAA
- a CDS encoding SulP family inorganic anion transporter — protein MNLFHPKLLDSFKGYNGALFSKDILAGITVGVVALPLAMAFAIASGLKPEAGIFTAIIAGGLISLLGGSRVQIGGPAGAFIVIVYGIVEHYGLANLLLATAMSGVFLFLMGLFRLGTLIRFIPVAVIIGFTNGIAVLIGLSQVKEFFGLQITKMPAEFFQAVQALYAAADTVNPVALMLSMGSLALLITWRTFQKRLGHLSHIPATVIAMAVATIITSLFNLPVDTIGSRFGGIPSGLPSFEWIPVSWSTAQYVIAPAITLAVLGAIESLLCARIADGLIHDRHNSNQELMAQGVANLVTPFFGGMPATGTIARTVTNIQSGASTPIAGIVHALTLLVIVLFGAPLATNIPLASLAAILMFVAWNMGEWRKFADLKQFRMPYRLTMLSVFFLTIILDLTVAIQVGLLLAFITFIYRISSLSRYEAASAIDFPELQTHHGKIAVFRIYGAIFFGAVKLLENIEKELPSKALVLDMKNVIYIDVSGMDALLELESVCKSKVIKLVICGLAHQPYDMAVRGGLCDRVPQDCIQPDLQQGISTAISQSN, from the coding sequence ATGAATCTCTTTCACCCTAAACTACTCGATTCCTTTAAGGGCTATAACGGCGCCCTGTTTAGTAAAGATATATTAGCGGGCATCACAGTCGGTGTAGTTGCATTACCTTTAGCCATGGCCTTTGCAATTGCCAGTGGACTCAAACCAGAAGCAGGCATTTTCACAGCAATTATTGCTGGCGGACTCATTTCTTTACTGGGTGGTAGCCGCGTGCAAATTGGTGGGCCTGCGGGCGCGTTCATCGTCATTGTTTACGGCATTGTGGAGCATTACGGTCTAGCTAATTTACTCTTGGCAACCGCCATGTCTGGAGTGTTCTTATTTTTGATGGGACTCTTTCGGCTTGGAACCTTAATTCGCTTTATTCCAGTTGCTGTCATTATTGGATTTACCAATGGCATCGCCGTCTTGATTGGTCTCTCTCAAGTTAAAGAGTTTTTTGGCTTACAAATTACGAAGATGCCTGCAGAATTTTTTCAAGCAGTCCAAGCTTTGTATGCTGCTGCCGATACAGTGAATCCAGTCGCTCTCATGCTATCTATGGGCAGTCTGGCTCTTTTAATTACCTGGAGAACTTTTCAGAAACGTCTTGGCCACCTTAGTCATATCCCAGCAACAGTCATTGCGATGGCTGTTGCTACTATTATCACGAGCTTATTTAATCTGCCGGTCGATACTATTGGCAGTCGTTTTGGCGGCATTCCATCGGGGCTGCCCAGCTTTGAATGGATTCCAGTCAGCTGGAGTACCGCACAGTATGTCATTGCACCTGCTATCACGCTGGCCGTACTTGGAGCCATTGAATCACTCCTGTGCGCACGCATTGCTGATGGACTCATTCATGATCGCCATAATTCCAACCAGGAGCTGATGGCGCAGGGCGTAGCAAATCTAGTTACCCCATTCTTTGGCGGAATGCCTGCAACAGGAACTATTGCAAGAACAGTTACCAATATACAGAGTGGCGCCAGCACACCAATTGCTGGCATAGTTCATGCCCTTACATTGCTGGTGATTGTGTTATTCGGAGCTCCACTTGCAACCAATATTCCCTTAGCCAGTCTAGCTGCCATTCTTATGTTTGTTGCTTGGAACATGGGTGAGTGGAGAAAGTTTGCTGATCTCAAGCAATTCCGCATGCCCTACCGCTTAACAATGTTGAGCGTCTTTTTCCTAACAATCATCTTGGATCTCACCGTTGCAATCCAGGTAGGCCTCTTATTGGCATTCATTACTTTCATTTATAGAATCTCAAGTCTCTCTCGTTATGAAGCTGCAAGTGCAATTGATTTTCCAGAGCTACAAACACATCACGGGAAAATTGCTGTTTTCAGAATCTATGGCGCCATCTTTTTTGGAGCGGTCAAGCTTCTAGAAAATATCGAGAAGGAATTGCCTTCAAAAGCTTTGGTGCTTGATATGAAGAACGTGATCTATATCGACGTTTCTGGAATGGATGCTCTGCTTGAGCTTGAGAGTGTGTGCAAATCCAAAGTTATCAAGCTTGTGATTTGTGGTCTAGCACATCAACCATATGATATGGCAGTACGCGGAGGTCTATGCGATAGAGTGCCTCAGGATTGCATCCAACCAGATCTGCAGCAGGGCATCAGCACCGCAATCAGTCAGTCAAATTAG
- a CDS encoding FixH family protein: MSDQHTNKPWFKQLWPWLLISGPAVAAIGCIITIYLAVTLYADKPVRDGVVKRGLKVEQIKVEQVAK, encoded by the coding sequence ATGTCTGATCAACACACTAACAAACCTTGGTTTAAGCAACTATGGCCCTGGCTCTTAATTAGTGGCCCTGCAGTTGCGGCGATTGGCTGCATTATCACCATCTATTTGGCTGTTACTCTATATGCCGACAAGCCTGTTAGAGATGGGGTAGTCAAACGTGGTTTAAAGGTTGAGCAAATTAAAGTAGAGCAGGTTGCCAAATGA
- a CDS encoding cbb3-type cytochrome c oxidase subunit 3 produces the protein MEKIAPYLSAFSTVIGLVVFIGIVWWAWSPGRKKANEESAELPFDLPDEFSKDKS, from the coding sequence ATGGAAAAGATCGCCCCCTATCTCTCCGCATTTTCAACAGTCATTGGATTGGTTGTTTTTATTGGGATTGTTTGGTGGGCTTGGTCTCCAGGTAGAAAGAAGGCTAATGAAGAATCTGCCGAACTTCCATTTGATCTTCCGGATGAATTTAGCAAGGACAAATCATGA